A stretch of DNA from Trueperaceae bacterium:
GCTCCAGCCGCGATGCCCGCCGCGCGCACCATGCGCTCACGGCGCCGACCCTCGTGGCCTGCCCCCAGTGCAAGACGATGAAGCCTCCGCACGTCGTCTGCCCCGAGTGCGGCAGCTACGACGGCCGCCAGGTGGTCGCGGAAGCTTGAGGCATTACAGGCCGCTGGCACGACGGCTGGCGGCCGGTAACTTCAGCGGCGGCCGTGCGCGGCCGCGTCAGGAGGACGGCCACGGCCGTCCTTTCGCTTTCCGGCCGGCGCCGCTGGAGAACCAGCGCGCGGCCCTTACGGAACATGGGTAGGGCGTGAACGAGACCAGACCGCGTGCCGGCGTGACGGCCCTCGGCGCGTACGCGCCGTCCAAGGTCGTCACGAACTTCGACCTAGAGAAGATCATGGACACGTCCGACGAGTGGATCACCACCCGCACGGGCATCAAGCGCAGGCACGTGGCGGCCGACGAGGAGTTCACGTCCGACCTCGCCTTCCGGGCCGTCGAGAACCTGGTGGCGCGCCACGGCGACGACGCCCTGACCGGCGTCGACATGGTCATCGTCGCCACGAACACGCCCGACGCCCTCTTCCCGGCCACGGCCGCCCTCGTCCAGGAGAAGTTCCGGCTCAGGGCCGGCGCTTTCGACCTCCTCGCGGCCTGCCCCGGCTGGCTGTACGCGGTCGGCATCGGCAAGAGCCTCGTCGAGTCGGGGCAGTGCAAGCGCGTCCTCGCCATCGGCGCCGAAGCGTTGACCAAGATCGTCGACTGGAACGACCGCTCGACGGCCGTGCTGTTCGGCGACGGCGGCGGCGCAGCGATCGTCGAGGCCGTGCCGGAGCCGTACGGGGTGAAGGGCGTCGTGCTCGGCGCCGACGGCGGCGGGGCCGACCACCTGCACAAGCGCTCGGTCGGCGCCTGCCTGCCAAGCGGCGCCAGGCTCTCCGACTCGCTTTACATGAACGGCCGCGAGGTCTACAAGTTCGCCGTCCGGGTCATGAACACCGCCACCCTCGAGGCGGTCGAGAAGGCCGGGCTAACGGTCGACGACATCTCGCTCT
This window harbors:
- the rpmF gene encoding 50S ribosomal protein L32, producing the protein MAKHPVPKKRTSRSSRDARRAHHALTAPTLVACPQCKTMKPPHVVCPECGSYDGRQVVAEA
- a CDS encoding ketoacyl-ACP synthase III; this translates as MNETRPRAGVTALGAYAPSKVVTNFDLEKIMDTSDEWITTRTGIKRRHVAADEEFTSDLAFRAVENLVARHGDDALTGVDMVIVATNTPDALFPATAALVQEKFRLRAGAFDLLAACPGWLYAVGIGKSLVESGQCKRVLAIGAEALTKIVDWNDRSTAVLFGDGGGAAIVEAVPEPYGVKGVVLGADGGGADHLHKRSVGACLPSGARLSDSLYMNGREVYKFAVRVMNTATLEAVEKAGLTVDDISLFVPHQANLRIIEAARERLSLPKERVVVTVDEYGNNSTASIPLALANALDTGRIAVGDNLLLVSFGAGLTWASAVLTWGPA